A stretch of Pangasianodon hypophthalmus isolate fPanHyp1 chromosome 9, fPanHyp1.pri, whole genome shotgun sequence DNA encodes these proteins:
- the lingo1a gene encoding leucine-rich repeat and immunoglobulin-like domain-containing nogo receptor-interacting protein 1, which produces MVAVEVSGHSYLVACWQPILILMLATVLSGSTTGCPSRCECNAQERAVVCHRKKLMSVPEGIPSETRFLDLSKNRIKTINPEEFSGFPNLEELELNENTISTIEPGAFNNLYGLRTLGLRSNKLKLIQLGVFTGLSNLTRLDISENKIVILLDYMFQDLYNLRSLEVGDNDLVFISHRAFHGLNSLEHLTLEKCNLTSVPTEAFTHLHSLNTLCLRNLNINIIRDYSFKRLSRLKVLEIANWPYLDTMTTNCLYGLNLTSLTITNANLTSIPYVALRHLVYLRFLNMSYNPISIIEGNKLHDLLRLQEFHLVGGRLAVIEPYSFRGLNYLKILNVSGNALTTLEESAFHSVGNLETLVLYDNPLACDCRLLWVFRRRWRLNFNRQQPTCASPEFVQGKEFKDFPDILQPNYFTCRKSRIRDRKAQQTYVDEGTTVHFACQADGDPAPVIMWLSPQKQLITPKTIGRLTMFSDGTLEVRYAQIQDNGTYVCIASNAGGNDTGVAHLHVHSYSPDWPNQPNKTFAFISNQPSDSGANGTKATVPFPFDIKTLIIATTMGFISFLGVVLFCLVLLFLWSRGKGNTKHNIEIEYVPRKSDAGLSSGTADAPRKFNMKMI; this is translated from the coding sequence ATGGTGGCAGTGGAAGTAAGTGGGCACAGCTACCTGGTGGCGTGCTGGCAGCCCATCCTAATTCTAATGCTTGCAACTGTGCTGTCCGGCTCTACAACAGGCTGCCCATCCCGCTGCGAGTGCAATGCCCAGGAGCGTGCTGTTGTGTGCCACCGTAAAAAGTTGATGTCAGTTCCTGAGGGTATTCCATCTGAGACAAGATTCCTAGACCTCAGTAAGAACCGCATTAAAACAATTAACCCAGAGGAGTTCTCTGGGTTTCCCAACTTGGAAGAGCTGGAATTGAATGAAAACACCATATCCACCATCGAACCTGGGGCCTTTAACAACCTGTATGGCCTTCGGACTCTCGGGCTGCGCAGCAACAAGCTTAAACTTATTCAGCTGGGTGTATTCACAGGCCTCAGTAACCTTACCAGGCTTGATATCAGTGAGAATAAAATAGTTATCCTGCTAGATTACATGTTCCAGGATCTCTATAATCTACGCTCTCTGGAAGTGGGTGATAATGACCTGGTGTTTATATCCCACCGAGCATTCCATGGCCTCAACAGCCTGGAACACCTGACACTGGAAAAGTGCAACCTGACCTCTGTTCCCACAGAGGCCTTTACTCATTTGCACAGCCTCAACACTTTGTGTCTGCGCAACCTCAACATTAACATCATCAGAGATTATTCCTTCAAACGCCTCTCCCGTCTCAAAGTTCTGGAGATTGCTAATTGGCCATACCTGGACACAATGACTACTAACTGCTTGTACGGATTGAATCTTACATCCTTAACAATCACCAATGCAAATTTAACTTCGATCCCATATGTGGCACTCAGGCACCTGGTTTACCTAAGATTCTTAAATATGTCTTACAACCCCATTTCCATCATTGAGGGGAACAAGCTCCATGACCTGCTCAGACTGCAGGAGTTTCACTTGGTTGGTGGTAGACTGGCTGTAATAGAGCCATACTCGTTTAGAGGACTCAACTATCTAAAGATCCTGAATGTGTCTGGGAATGCTTTAACCACTTTGGAAGAATCGGCTTTCCACTCAGTGGGGAACCTGGAGACACTGGTGCTGTACGACAACCCTCTGGCATGTGACTGTCGGCTTCTCTGGGTATTCCGTCGCAGATGGAGGCTCAACTTCAACCGCCAGCAACCCACATGCGCCTCACCTGAGTTCGTCCAGGGAAAAGAGTTCAAAGATTTCCCTGACATCTTACAGCCTAATTACTTCACATGTCGCAAATCAAGAATCCGGGACCGCAAAGCACAGCAGACGTATGTGGACGAGGGAACTACTGTGCATTTTGCATGTCAGGCAGATGGAGATCCAGCCCCAGTTATCATGTGGCTTTCCCCACAAAAACAGTTAATTACCCCAAAAACGATAGGAAGACTTACCATgttttctgatggtactttagAGGTGCGCTACGCTCAGATCCAAGACAATGGGACATATGTGTGTATTGCAAGTAATGCAGGTGGAAATGACACTGGTGTTGCTCACCTTCATGTCCACAGCTATTCTCCTGACTGGCCCAACCAGCCCAACAAAACCTTTGCTTTCATTTCTAACCAGCCCAGTGACAGCGGAGCCAATGGGACAAAAGCTACTGTTCCTTTCCCCTTCGACATCAAGACTCTTATCATTGCCACCACCATGGGATTCATCTCCTTCCTTGGTGTGGTATTATTCTGTTTGGTACTGCTGTTTCTGTGGAGCCGGGGTAAAGGTAACACTAAACACAACATCGAGATTGAGTATGTACCACGTAAATCAGACGCAGGACTAAGCAGTGGTACTGCTGATGCACCTCGGaaatttaatatgaaaatgatttaa